One window of Botrimarina mediterranea genomic DNA carries:
- a CDS encoding AbgT family transporter: MAGEQEEKRLSLLQRTLDLVERVGNRVPHPVLIFLALILLVIGLSHALYLTGAEVNYDVINPETHKIERATTAARSLLTADGVRNMVTGLVPNFMGFSAIGLLIVAMLGVGVAEESGLINVLIRTLVAISPGWALTYILAFVGILSSIASDAGYVVLIPLAGAAYASLGRHPLAGIALGFAAVAGAFNVNMLIKPLDAVMTEITNDAIHMVDPSRSIDLMAGFWFSLASVPFLVIVIALVTDRLIAPRLGAYAGESEGPPAGAVRTPAETRGLVYAGLGFLAVLLLFGVLSLPDAAPLRNPETGALIGNSPLMNGLIVPIMLVFLVMGVAFGVGAGTIKTPTEVISAMIKAVSGLGGTIVLFLVISQFIAYFNYSNIPTLMAIRMAEGLKSANVDALWLLLGFIVVVTALNIVFTPAIAKWAIFAPVFVPLFITLGVDPAAVLSAYRVGDSPTNTLTPLNAYFALVVGFARQYDTKAGVGTIVALMLPYAVAMSVLWAGLFAVWYLLGLPWGLH, translated from the coding sequence ATGGCGGGCGAGCAGGAAGAGAAACGTCTATCGCTGCTGCAAAGGACGCTCGACCTCGTCGAACGCGTCGGCAATCGGGTCCCGCATCCGGTGCTAATCTTCTTGGCCCTGATCCTGCTAGTGATCGGGCTCTCGCACGCGCTCTACCTTACGGGCGCAGAGGTCAACTATGACGTCATCAACCCGGAGACGCACAAGATCGAAAGAGCCACCACCGCGGCCCGCAGCCTGCTGACCGCGGACGGCGTCCGCAACATGGTGACTGGCTTGGTGCCGAACTTCATGGGCTTCTCGGCAATCGGGCTTTTGATCGTGGCGATGCTCGGCGTCGGCGTGGCGGAAGAGTCGGGGCTGATCAATGTGCTGATCCGTACGCTGGTGGCCATCTCGCCCGGTTGGGCGCTCACGTACATCCTGGCGTTTGTCGGGATCCTTTCCAGCATCGCCTCGGACGCCGGGTACGTGGTGCTCATCCCACTCGCCGGCGCGGCTTACGCCAGCCTGGGCCGGCACCCGCTGGCGGGCATCGCCCTGGGCTTCGCCGCGGTCGCAGGGGCGTTCAACGTCAACATGCTCATCAAGCCGCTCGACGCGGTCATGACCGAAATCACGAACGACGCCATCCACATGGTCGATCCATCACGGTCGATCGACCTGATGGCGGGGTTTTGGTTCTCATTGGCCTCGGTCCCGTTCTTAGTCATCGTAATCGCGCTCGTGACGGACCGCTTGATCGCACCGCGATTGGGCGCCTACGCCGGTGAATCCGAGGGCCCACCCGCCGGCGCCGTACGGACCCCGGCCGAGACGCGGGGCCTCGTCTACGCCGGCCTGGGGTTCTTGGCGGTGCTGCTGCTGTTTGGCGTCCTATCGCTTCCCGACGCCGCCCCGCTACGTAACCCCGAGACTGGCGCCCTGATCGGCAACTCGCCGCTGATGAACGGCCTCATCGTCCCGATCATGCTGGTCTTCCTGGTCATGGGCGTTGCGTTCGGTGTTGGCGCCGGGACCATCAAGACGCCAACCGAAGTGATCTCGGCAATGATCAAGGCGGTTTCGGGGCTGGGGGGCACGATCGTGCTCTTCCTTGTCATCAGCCAATTCATCGCCTACTTCAACTACAGCAACATCCCCACGCTGATGGCGATCCGAATGGCCGAGGGGCTCAAGTCCGCTAACGTCGATGCGCTATGGCTGCTGTTGGGATTCATCGTCGTTGTGACGGCGCTGAACATCGTCTTCACCCCTGCGATCGCCAAGTGGGCGATCTTCGCGCCGGTGTTCGTGCCGCTGTTCATCACGCTGGGCGTCGATCCGGCGGCGGTGCTGTCCGCTTATCGCGTCGGCGATTCGCCCACCAACACGCTGACGCCGCTGAACGCGTACTT